Part of the Phycisphaerae bacterium genome, TTCGAGTGGGTGTACGACGAGGTGAAACGCGACCTGCAACTGGCGTCGATCTCCGGCGGCACGGACATCATCTCGTGCTTCATGCTCGGCAACCCGATCCTGCCGGTGTACGCCGGCGAAATCCAGTGCCGCGGGCTGGGCATGGATGTGCAGGCGTGGAGCAACGACGGCCGGCCGGTGACGGGACAGAAGGCTGAGCTCGTATGCTGCCGGCCGTTCCCCTGCCAGCCGGTGAGCTTCTGGAATGATCCGGACGGAGCCAAGTACCGCGGAGCGTATTTCGAGCACTTCACGAAGCCCCCCGTCTGGCGGCACGGCGATTTCGTCGAGATCACCGACACGGGCGGGGTCATCGTGTATGGCCGTTCGGACGCGACATTGAACCCGGGCGGCGTGCGCATTGGCACCGCCGAGATCTACCGCGTGGTCGAGAACTTCCCCGAGATTGCCGACAGCGTGGTCGTGGGGCGCGACACGGCGGACGACGACGTGGAGATCGTGCTGTTCCTGGTGTTGAAAGCGGGCGTGCAGCTGGACGAGGCACTGGAAAAGCGCCTGCGCGCGGCCATTGCCGAGGGAGCGACGAAGCGGCACGTGCCCAAGCACATTCGCCAGGTGAGCGCGATCCCCTACACGATCAGCGGCAAAAAGGTCGAGATGGCGGTGCGGCGGATGATCCACGGCCAGGACGTACCGAACCGTGACGCACTCGCGAACCCGGACGCACTCGAACAATATCGCGGCATCCTGTAGCGGCGGGTTTCGCGCTGAATGGTCCCCTCGCCCCCCGTGCGGCGCCGAAGGGCGGTGGGCACGGGCGCACCGCCGGCCTCCGTGACGCACGTTACACCGCTACGCCAAGCCCACGGCGTCGGACGAGTCCGCGGACGCGGGCGTCGGCAAGGGCATTCCAGCGGACGCGGCGGTGAGGACGGCCTGCAGGTGCCGCAGTTCGCGGCGCTGCTCACGCAGGTCATCCTTGTAACTGCTCGTCATCGTGTGGTGGATTTCAGGGCCAATTTCGCGAAGTGCCGAATCGACGAGCTGCAGCAACAGATCGCACTCCGCCGGAGTCAGTTCCACGTGCATGGCTGATCCTCCTGGCAGCTATCTATATTATAATGCGTAAACTCCGGCCGGGTCTGAACTTTCGTGCGATGCGCGCGGGGCGCGGCCAGGAATCCGGTCCTTCGAGGAGGCTGGCACCGTGCACGACCCGGACCTGGATCGCCGCCTGCAACCGCTGCGACTCGTCGTCGCCGCGATGGCCGTCGGGATTGTCACCCTCGCCGTTGTCGCCAGCGTGCTCGCGGCAGGCGGGAGTGTGTCGCTCAAGCCGGAGCTGGCCGGACCGCTGGGGCTCGCACTCGGTGTGTTTGTCGTCGTGGCGGCGGTGGCGTACACGCTCGTGCGCAACCGGATGATCGCCGGCCTGCGACAGATCTACGAGGAGCAGAGCACGCCGGATGACACCGCGACCGAACTGGCACCGCGCTACGCGGCCATCACGATCATCGGGGCGGCGCTGGCTGAAGGACCGAGCCTGCTTGGGGGGATCGTCGTGATGCTGACGGGGCAGTGGACGGCTCTGGTTGTGCCGGGAGTCGGTCTGGTCGTGCTAGCATTATTGCTGCCGACGCGCGACCGGTTCGCGAGCTTTGTAACGCAGGCCACGGGTCGCATCTGGCCGTGAAGAGGACCACGCGCGAGCAGCCGCCGGCCGTTCGTCCGCCGTCCGGCGGGCGCGTGTGGCTGGCGCTCGCGGGGATACTGCTGGTTGGGCTCGGGCTGCGGAGCGCCTATCTGGTCGAGTTGCGGCACACGCCGGACTTCGCCGCGCCCCTGGCCGATCCGGCGTTTCATGATTACTGGGCGAGCGCGCTGGTGACGGGGGACTGGACGCCGCCGCCGGGCAACCCCGACCCGGCGATCCGGACGACGGCATATCTGCGGCCGCCGGGGTATCCGTACTTCCTGGCGGCGGTGTATTGGGTCGCGGGGCCGCAGAGCTACATGGCCGCCCGGCTTGTGCAGATGGGACTGGGGCTGGTGACGTGCGTGCTGGCGTGGGGGCTGGGACGGGCGTTGTTCGGGCGGGGCGCCGGCCTACTGGTCGCGCTGTTTGTGGCGACCCACTGGGCTTGCATCTACTACGAGGGTGAGTTGCAGGAGCCGTGTCTGCTCGTGCTGCTGCTGCTGGGGGCCGTGTGGGTGCTGCACGCGTGGGCGCGGCAGCCGTCGGCTTGGCGCGCCCTGGTGGCGGGCGTTCTGCTGGGCGTCTTTGCGCTATTGCGCCCGAACATCCTCCTGTGCGTGCCGGTCGTCGCCGCGTGGATGATCTGGGTGGCCTGGCGACGACGCGGCGCACGAAGCGGTGTGCCGGCCGTGGTCGCGCTGCTGCTCGGCGCGGGGCTGACGATCGCGCCGGCCACGATCCGCAACTACGTGGTGGCACGCGACCTCGTGCTCGTCTCCAGCAACGGGCCCATCAACCTGTACATCGGCTACAACGAGCGCAGCGACGGCTACACGGCCCGCATCCCGGACCTGTACGAATTGAGCGGCGAGAACGCCTGGAGCTGGTTCCTGTATCCGCAGATCGTGCGCGGCGTCGAGGCCCGGGTGGGCCGAACGCTGCGTCCTGCGGAAGTCGCGGCATATTTCCGCGGTCGGGCCGCGTCATATATCCGTGAGCATCCCTGGCACGCGCTGCAGCTCACCGCACGCCGCGCGCTGCTATTTGGGGGACCGATGGAAGTGGCCAACAACAAGGAGGTGCATTTCGACCGGTCGCACTCGAACGTGCTGCGCTGGCTGCCGGGCTGGCCGCTGGCACTGGCGGCCGCGGCGCTGAGCCTGGCGCTCTACGTTGCCCGGCGGCGCGCAGGGGTTGGACCGGCAAACGGGCCGCAGTACGAGTCGATCGTCCTCATCGCGGCCGTGGGCGGCGCGTACTTCGCGTCATTCCTGCCGTTCCTGGTGGCCGAGCGTTTCCGGGTCACGCTGGCACCGCTCCTGGCGCTGATCGGCAGCCATGCGCTCGTGCAGTTGGCGCGTTGGGCGCAAGCGCGTGAGTGGCGGCCATTGTGCGGATGGGGATTGGCCGGCGTCGTGCTGTTCGGACTCGCGCAGGTGCGCGTGGCCGCCTACACGCCGCAACTCGCCGGTTGGCACATGGCCCGCGGCGATGCCTATGCGCGGAGCAACGACTTCGCGGCGGCCGCCGCCGAGTACGCACGGGCGATCGAGCTGAAACCGGAATACCTGGAGGCCCGCAAGACGCTGGCAACGGCTCTCGGGCGGCAAGGTCGCGCCGCGGAGGCGCTGGCTCAGTATGAAGCACTGCTCACATACACGCCGCAAGAGGCCGGCGTGCATCACGAAATCGGGCGTCTGCGGCTCGAGCTGCAGCAGCCGGGCGAGGCCGAGGCTGCGCTGCGGACGGCGCTGGCGCTGCGCCCGGACTTCAGCAGCGCCCATGCGCATCTGGGCACGGCACTGCATCAACAGGGGCGTCTGGATGAGGCCATCGCCGCGTTCCGCGCGGCGCTCTCCATCGATCCCAACGACGCAGACGCACACTACAACCTCGGGCTGGCCCTGGTGGCGCGGGGCGCGGCGGACGAAGCCGCGCAGGCTTATCGCGCGGCCATCGCGCACAATCCGCAACACGTCGAGGCCCACGTGAACCTGGGGATTCTGCTGGCCGCACAGGGGCAGTACACGGCCGCCATCGCGGAGTACCGCCAGGCCCAGGCGATCGCTCCGAACCGCTTCGAGCCGTACTTCAACCTGGCTGCGGCACTGGCGGCCCAGGGTCAGCATGAGCCGGCCGCCGCGGCGCTGCAGCGCGTGCTGGAACTCAAGCCGGATTTCACGCCGGCCCGGCAGGCGCTGGAGGCGCTGCGGCGGCAGCGGGAGAAGCCGGCGGAACCGTAGTACCCGTCCGCGGGATGTTGCCAGCAGCGCGGCTACCTGCCCTTCGTAAGCAGGACGTTCACCGCCTTGGCAATGATGTTGACCGTGTCGCCCTTCTTCAGGCCGAGCTCTTTGAGCGACTCGGTGGTCATGACCGAGCACATCGTGGCGGGTCCGCGCACCTTGAGCTTGACCTGGCACATGACGCCCCCCTTCCTGATCTCGACGACTTCCCCGACGAGTTGATTCCGCGCGCCGTATTTCATGTTCGTCCCTCGCGACAAGGCCGGGCTACATGCCGGCGGCGTCTCGGCGCCGCCGTCCGGGCATTCTCGCCGTCAGGAGGGCGCCGAGCAACCACGTCGCGCCGAACCCGGCGCCAGCGGCGAGGGCGCTGTTGCGCACGCGACCGGGCGCACGGGTCGCGATGACCGGCTCATCGCTGGTGACGAGCTCCGGCCCGGTACCCTGCGGCTGCGCGTCCACGAGTTCCTGCTCAAGCTCGCGGAGACGCGCGGCGTGCCACTCGATTTCCGACGCGCGGCGCTGGGCCACGGCTTCCGCGTCGATGCGCGCCCGCGTGGCGTCATCCAGGTTGCGCAGTTGCCGCAGCGTGATGACGAGGCTGGCCACAACCTCTTCGCGCCGGCGCTCCAACTGGCGCACGGCCTCGCGCGCCGCCTGCACGCGGGCCGCATGCGTCTCGCCCGCGGCGCGGTCCGCCTCCATCTGGAGCTGCTGCTGCAAGGTGTCGCGCCGGCTGGACAAGCGGGCGCGCAGACCGCGCAGCTTGCGGTCACGCGCGTCCAGCTCGAAGTTGCCGCTTACCGCGATCTTCGCCGCGGCGGCGGTGAACGCGTCCACGGCGGATTTCAGTCCGGACTGCTCGTCGCGCAGCACGGCCGCGACCACGACTTCGCGCGTGCCGCCCTGCGACTGATCGACAGTCTCGATCTGCGCGCCGATCCGCTGCAGGAGCGTGCCGGCGGTCTCCGCCGCCTGGCGAGCCGCGTCGGCGACAAGGTTTTGCTGGCTCACGAGCTGCACAACGTCCGCGCTGACATCCAGCCCCTGGACCGTGTCGGTCCAGTTCTGCCACTGCCCGACGAATGGCGCGAGGTTCGCCTGGGCCTCGTCGACGGCCGTCGCGCACGCTTCGAGCACCGCGGCGATCTGCGGCGGCGGATCCAGGCTGCGTTGTTCCGCGAGCGTGGCCGCGAAGTCAGCCAGCGTCTTCTGCAACACCTTGGCGGGATCGGTCAACAGCAGCATCGCGACGCCGAGTTCCCTGCGATACTCCAGCGCCACCGCCTGGAATTCCGCGCGGTCCTCACGGTGGATGGTGTCGTCGGCCAGGGCCCGCTCGACCGCCGTCGGCTGCACTTCGCCGCGCGGCACCTCGGTAGCGACCAGCACGGCCAGCGCAGCCCGCTGCTCGTCCAGCGCGGTGGTCAGCGCCCCGAGCTCGGTCTCCAGGTCATCGGCGGCGGTGATGAGCGGCGTGCGCGAGGTCAGCGCCGGCGCCGTGGTGGTCGCGGCCTGCGCGGCCGACTCCTGGGCGTGCAGTTCCTGCAGGGCGCTTTCGAGCTGAGCATGTCGCCGGAGCAACGCCTGGTATTCGGCCGGGAGCGGGCCGTCGCCAGCGCCGCTGGTGACCCACACGGTGTGCGCGGCGACCGCGGCCCGCAGCAGTTGCTCCGCTTCGTCCGCGCGGGCGGCGGTCACGCTGAGCCAGAGCACTGGCTCGTCCGGCGCGGCTGTCACCACGACGCGCGCGGCGGCG contains:
- a CDS encoding TOBE domain-containing protein, yielding MKYGARNQLVGEVVEIRKGGVMCQVKLKVRGPATMCSVMTTESLKELGLKKGDTVNIIAKAVNVLLTKGR
- a CDS encoding tetratricopeptide repeat protein — encoded protein: MKRTTREQPPAVRPPSGGRVWLALAGILLVGLGLRSAYLVELRHTPDFAAPLADPAFHDYWASALVTGDWTPPPGNPDPAIRTTAYLRPPGYPYFLAAVYWVAGPQSYMAARLVQMGLGLVTCVLAWGLGRALFGRGAGLLVALFVATHWACIYYEGELQEPCLLVLLLLGAVWVLHAWARQPSAWRALVAGVLLGVFALLRPNILLCVPVVAAWMIWVAWRRRGARSGVPAVVALLLGAGLTIAPATIRNYVVARDLVLVSSNGPINLYIGYNERSDGYTARIPDLYELSGENAWSWFLYPQIVRGVEARVGRTLRPAEVAAYFRGRAASYIREHPWHALQLTARRALLFGGPMEVANNKEVHFDRSHSNVLRWLPGWPLALAAAALSLALYVARRRAGVGPANGPQYESIVLIAAVGGAYFASFLPFLVAERFRVTLAPLLALIGSHALVQLARWAQAREWRPLCGWGLAGVVLFGLAQVRVAAYTPQLAGWHMARGDAYARSNDFAAAAAEYARAIELKPEYLEARKTLATALGRQGRAAEALAQYEALLTYTPQEAGVHHEIGRLRLELQQPGEAEAALRTALALRPDFSSAHAHLGTALHQQGRLDEAIAAFRAALSIDPNDADAHYNLGLALVARGAADEAAQAYRAAIAHNPQHVEAHVNLGILLAAQGQYTAAIAEYRQAQAIAPNRFEPYFNLAAALAAQGQHEPAAAALQRVLELKPDFTPARQALEALRRQREKPAEP